The following coding sequences lie in one Homo sapiens chromosome 6 genomic scaffold, GRCh38.p14 alternate locus group ALT_REF_LOCI_5 HSCHR6_MHC_MCF_CTG1 genomic window:
- the CCHCR1 gene encoding coiled-coil alpha-helical rod protein 1 isoform X2 has protein sequence MFPPSGHQDVSERRLDTQRPQVTMWERDVSSDRQEPGRRGRSWGLEGSQALSQQAEVIVRQLQELRRLEEEVRLLRETSLQQKMRLEAQAMELEALARAEKAGRAEAEGLRAALAGAEVVRKNLEEGRQRELEEVQRLHQEQLSSLTQAHEEALSSLTSKAEGLEKSLSSLETRRAGEAKELAEAQREAELLRKQLSKTQEDLEAQVTLVENLRKYVGEQVPSEVHSQTWELERQKLLDTMQHLQEDRDSLHATAELLQVRVQSLTHILALQEEELTRKVQPSDSLEPEFTRKCQSLLNRWREKVFALMVQLKAQELEHSDSVKQLKGQVASLQEKVTSQSQEQAILQRSLQDKAAEVEVERMGAKGLQLELSRAQEARRRWQQQTASAEEQLRLVVNAVSSSQIWLETTMAKVEGAAAQLPSLNNRLSYAVRKVHTIRGLIARKLALAQLRQESCPLPPPVTDVSLELQQLREERNRLDAELQLSARLIQQEVGRAREQGEAERQQLSKVAQQLEQELQQTQESLASLGLQLEVARQGQQESTEEAASLRQELTQQQELYGQALQEKVAEVETRLREQLSDTERRLNEARREHAKAVVSLRQIQRRAAQEKERSQELRRLQEEARKEEGQRLARRLQELERDKNLMLATLQQEGLLSRYKQQRLLTVLPSLLDKKKSVVSSPRPPECSASAPVAAAVPTRESIKGSLSVLLDDLQDLSEAISKEEAVCQGDNLDRCSSSNPQMSS, from the exons GTCCTGGGGGCTGGAGGGGTCACAGGCCCTGAGCCAGCAGGCTGAGGTGATCGTTCGGCAGCTGCAAGAGCTGCGGCGGCTGGAGGAGGAGGTCCGGCTCCTGCGGGAGACCTCGCTGCAGCAGAAGATGAGGCTAGAGGCCCAGGCCATGGAGCTAGAGGCTCTGGCACGGGCGGAGAAGGCCGGCCGAGCTGAGGCTGAGGGCCTGCGTGCTGCTTTGGCTGGGGCTGAGGTTGTCCGGAAGAACTTGGAAGAGGGGAGGCAGCGGGAGCTGGAAGAGGTTCAGAGGCTGCACCAAGAGCAG CTGTCCTCTTTGACACAGGCTCACGAGGAGGCTCTTTCCAGTTTGACCAGCAAGGCTGAGGGCTTGGAGAAGTCTCTGAGTAGTCTGGAAACCAGAAGAGCAGGGGAAGCCAAGGAGCTGGCCGAGGCTCAGAGGGAGGCCGAGCTGCTTCGGAAGCAGCTGAG CAAGACCCAGGAAGACTTGGAGGCTCAGGTGACCCTGGTTGAGAATCTAAGAAAATATGTTGGGGAACAAGTCCCTTCTGAGGTCCACAGCCAGACATGGGAACTGGAGCGACAGAAGCTTCTGGACACCATGCAG CACTTGCAGGAGGACCGGGACAGCCTGCATGCCACCGCGGAGCTGCTGCAGGTGCGGGTGCAGAGCCTCACACACATCCTCGCCCTGCAGGAGGAGGAGCTGACCAGGAAG GTTCAACCTTCAGATTCCCTGGAGCCTGAGTTTACCAGGAAGTGCCAGTCCCTGCTGAACCGCTGGCGGGAGAAGGTGTTTGCCCTCATGGTGCAGCTAAAGGCCCAGGAGCTGGAACACAGTGACTCTGTTAAGCAGCTGAAGGGACAG gtGGCCTCACTCCAGGAAAAAGTGACATCCCAGAGCCAGGAGCAGGCCATCCTGCAGCGATCCCTGCAGGACAAAGCCgcagaggtggaggtggagcGTATGGGTGCCAAG GGCCTGCAGTTGGAGCTGAGCCGTGCTCAGGAGGCCAGGCGTCGGTGGCAGCAGCAGACAGCCTCAGCCGAGGAGCAGCTGAGGCTTGTGGTCAATGCTGTCAGCAG CTCTCAGATCTGGCTCGAGACCACCATGGCTAAGGTGGAAGGGGCTGCCGCCCAGCTTCCCAGCCTCAACAACCGACTCAGCTATGCTGTCCGCAAGGTCCACACCATTCGGG GCCTGATTGCTCGAAAGCTTGCCCTTGCTCAGCTGCGCCAGGAGAG CTGTCCCCTACCACCACCGGTCACAGATGTGAGCCTTGAGTTGCAGCAGCTGCGGGAAGAACGGAACCGCCTGGATGCAGAACTGCAGCTGAGTGCCCGCCTCATCCAGCAGGAGGTGGGCCGGGCTCGGGAGCAAG GGGAGGCAGAGCGGCAGCAGCTGAGCAAGGTGGCCCAGCAGCTGGAGCAGGAGCTGCAGCAGACCCAGGAGTCCCTGGCTAGCTTGGGGCTGCAGCTGGAGGTAGCACGCCAGGGCCAGCAGGAGAGCACAGAGGAGGCTGCCAGTCTGCGGCAGGAGCTGACCCAGCAGCAGGAACTCTACGGGCAAG CCCTGCAAGAAAAGGTGGCTGAAGTGGAAACTCGGCTGCGGGAGCAACTCTCAGACACAGAGAGGAGGCTGAACGAGGCTCGGAGGGAGCATGCCAAGGCCG TGGTCTCCTTGCGCCAGATTCAGCGCAGAGCCGCCCAGGAAAAGGAGCGGAGCCAGGAACTCAGGCGTCTGCAGGAGGAGGCCCGGAAGGAGGAGGGGCAGCGACTGGCCCGGCGCTTGCAGGAGCTAGAGAGGGATAAGAACCTCATGCTG GCCACCTTGCAGCAGGAAGGTCTCCTCTCCCGTTACAAGCAGCAGCGACTGTTGACAGTTCTTCCTTCCCTACTGGATAAGAAGAAATCTGTGGTGTCCAGCCCCAGGCCTCCAGAGTGTTCAGCATCTGCACCTGTAGCAGCAGCAGTGCCCACCAGGGAGTCCATAAAAG GGTCCCTCTCTGTCCTGCTCGATGACCTGCAGGACCTGAGTGAAGCCATTTCCAAAGAGGAAGCTGTTTGTCAAGGAGACAACCTTGACAGATGCTCCAGCTCCAATCCCCAGATGAGCAGCTAA
- the CCHCR1 gene encoding coiled-coil alpha-helical rod protein 1 isoform 3 (isoform 3 is encoded by transcript variant 5; The RefSeq protein has 2 substitutions compared to this genomic sequence) — protein MFPPSGSTGLIPPSHFQARPLSTLPRMAPTWLSDIPLVQPPGHQDVSERRLDTQRPQVTMWERDVSSDRQEPGRRGRSWGLEGSQALSQQAEVIVRQLQELRRLEEEVRLLRETSLQQKMRLEAQAMELEALARAEKAGRAEAEGLRAALAGAEVVRKNLEEGSQRELEEVQRLHQEQLSSLTQAHEEALSSLTSKAEGLEKSLSSLETRRAGEAKELAEAQREAELLRKQLSKTQEDLEAQVTLVENLRKYVGEQVPSEVHSQTWELERQKLLETMQHLQEDRDSLHATAELLQVRVQSLTHILALQEEELTRKVQPSDSLEPEFTRKCQSLLNRWREKVFALMVQLKAQELEHSDSVKQLKGQVASLQEKVTSQSQEQAILQRSLQDKAAEVEVERMGAKGLQLELSRAQEARRRWQQQTASAEEQLRLVVNAVSSSQIWLETTMAKVEGAAAQLPSLNNRLSYAVRKVHTIRGLIARKLALAQLRQESCPLPPPVTDVSLELQQLREERNRLDAELQLSARLIQQEVGRAREQGEAERQQLSKVAQQLEQELQQTQESLASLGLQLEVARQGQQESTEEAASLRQELTQQQELYGQALQEKVAEVETRLREQLSDTERRLNEARREHAKAVVSLRQIQRRAAQEKERSQELRRLQEEARKEEGQRLARRLQELERDKNLMLATLQQEGLLSRYKQQRLLTVLPSLLDKKKSVVSSPRPPECSASAPVAAAVPTRESIKGSLSVLLDDLQDLSEAISKEEAVCQGDNLDRCSSSNPQMSS, from the exons GTCCTGGGGGCTGGAGGGGTCACAGGCCCTGAGCCAGCAGGCTGAGGTGATCGTTCGGCAGCTGCAAGAGCTGCGGCGGCTGGAGGAGGAGGTCCGGCTCCTGCGGGAGACCTCGCTGCAGCAGAAGATGAGGCTAGAGGCCCAGGCCATGGAGCTAGAGGCTCTGGCACGGGCGGAGAAGGCCGGCCGAGCTGAGGCTGAGGGCCTGCGTGCTGCTTTGGCTGGGGCTGAGGTTGTCCGGAAGAACTTGGAAGAGGGGAGGCAGCGGGAGCTGGAAGAGGTTCAGAGGCTGCACCAAGAGCAG CTGTCCTCTTTGACACAGGCTCACGAGGAGGCTCTTTCCAGTTTGACCAGCAAGGCTGAGGGCTTGGAGAAGTCTCTGAGTAGTCTGGAAACCAGAAGAGCAGGGGAAGCCAAGGAGCTGGCCGAGGCTCAGAGGGAGGCCGAGCTGCTTCGGAAGCAGCTGAG CAAGACCCAGGAAGACTTGGAGGCTCAGGTGACCCTGGTTGAGAATCTAAGAAAATATGTTGGGGAACAAGTCCCTTCTGAGGTCCACAGCCAGACATGGGAACTGGAGCGACAGAAGCTTCTGGACACCATGCAG CACTTGCAGGAGGACCGGGACAGCCTGCATGCCACCGCGGAGCTGCTGCAGGTGCGGGTGCAGAGCCTCACACACATCCTCGCCCTGCAGGAGGAGGAGCTGACCAGGAAG GTTCAACCTTCAGATTCCCTGGAGCCTGAGTTTACCAGGAAGTGCCAGTCCCTGCTGAACCGCTGGCGGGAGAAGGTGTTTGCCCTCATGGTGCAGCTAAAGGCCCAGGAGCTGGAACACAGTGACTCTGTTAAGCAGCTGAAGGGACAG gtGGCCTCACTCCAGGAAAAAGTGACATCCCAGAGCCAGGAGCAGGCCATCCTGCAGCGATCCCTGCAGGACAAAGCCgcagaggtggaggtggagcGTATGGGTGCCAAG GGCCTGCAGTTGGAGCTGAGCCGTGCTCAGGAGGCCAGGCGTCGGTGGCAGCAGCAGACAGCCTCAGCCGAGGAGCAGCTGAGGCTTGTGGTCAATGCTGTCAGCAG CTCTCAGATCTGGCTCGAGACCACCATGGCTAAGGTGGAAGGGGCTGCCGCCCAGCTTCCCAGCCTCAACAACCGACTCAGCTATGCTGTCCGCAAGGTCCACACCATTCGGG GCCTGATTGCTCGAAAGCTTGCCCTTGCTCAGCTGCGCCAGGAGAG CTGTCCCCTACCACCACCGGTCACAGATGTGAGCCTTGAGTTGCAGCAGCTGCGGGAAGAACGGAACCGCCTGGATGCAGAACTGCAGCTGAGTGCCCGCCTCATCCAGCAGGAGGTGGGCCGGGCTCGGGAGCAAG GGGAGGCAGAGCGGCAGCAGCTGAGCAAGGTGGCCCAGCAGCTGGAGCAGGAGCTGCAGCAGACCCAGGAGTCCCTGGCTAGCTTGGGGCTGCAGCTGGAGGTAGCACGCCAGGGCCAGCAGGAGAGCACAGAGGAGGCTGCCAGTCTGCGGCAGGAGCTGACCCAGCAGCAGGAACTCTACGGGCAAG CCCTGCAAGAAAAGGTGGCTGAAGTGGAAACTCGGCTGCGGGAGCAACTCTCAGACACAGAGAGGAGGCTGAACGAGGCTCGGAGGGAGCATGCCAAGGCCG TGGTCTCCTTGCGCCAGATTCAGCGCAGAGCCGCCCAGGAAAAGGAGCGGAGCCAGGAACTCAGGCGTCTGCAGGAGGAGGCCCGGAAGGAGGAGGGGCAGCGACTGGCCCGGCGCTTGCAGGAGCTAGAGAGGGATAAGAACCTCATGCTG GCCACCTTGCAGCAGGAAGGTCTCCTCTCCCGTTACAAGCAGCAGCGACTGTTGACAGTTCTTCCTTCCCTACTGGATAAGAAGAAATCTGTGGTGTCCAGCCCCAGGCCTCCAGAGTGTTCAGCATCTGCACCTGTAGCAGCAGCAGTGCCCACCAGGGAGTCCATAAAAG GGTCCCTCTCTGTCCTGCTCGATGACCTGCAGGACCTGAGTGAAGCCATTTCCAAAGAGGAAGCTGTTTGTCAAGGAGACAACCTTGACAGATGCTCCAGCTCCAATCCCCAGATGAGCAGCTAA
- the CCHCR1 gene encoding coiled-coil alpha-helical rod protein 1 isoform 7 (isoform 7 is encoded by transcript variant 10; The RefSeq protein has 2 substitutions compared to this genomic sequence) produces MFPPSGHQDVSERRLDTQRPQVTMWERDVSSDRQEPGRRGRSWGLEGSQALSQQAEVIVRQLQELRRLEEEVRLLRETSLQQKMRLEAQAMELEALARAEKAGRAEAEGLRAALAGAEVVRKNLEEGSQRELEEVQRLHQEQLSSLTQAHEEALSSLTSKAEGLEKSLSSLETRRAGEAKELAEAQREAELLRKQLSKTQEDLEAQVTLVENLRKYVGEQVPSEVHSQTWELERQKLLETMQHLQEDRDSLHATAELLQVRVQSLTHILALQEEELTRKVQPSDSLEPEFTRKCQSLLNRWREKVFALMVQLKAQELEHSDSVKQLKGQVASLQEKVTSQSQEQAILQRSLQDKAAEVEVERMGAKGLQLELSRAQEARRRWQQQTASAEEQLRLVVNAVSSSQIWLETTMAKVEGAAAQLPSLNNRLSYAVRKVHTIRGLIARKLALAQLRQESCPLPPPVTDVSLELQQLREERNRLDAELQLSARLIQQEVGRAREQGEAERQQLSKVAQQLEQELQQTQESLASLGLQLEVARQGQQESTEEAASLRQELTQQQELYGQALQEKVAEVETRLREQLSDTERRLNEARREHAKAVVSLRQIQRRAAQEKERSQELRRLQEEARKEEGQRLARRLQELERDKNLMLATLQQEGLLSRYKQQRLLTVLPSLLDKKKSVVSSPRPPECSASAPVAAAVPTRESIKGSLSVLLDDLQDLSEAISKEEAVCQGDNLDRCSSSNPQMSS; encoded by the exons GTCCTGGGGGCTGGAGGGGTCACAGGCCCTGAGCCAGCAGGCTGAGGTGATCGTTCGGCAGCTGCAAGAGCTGCGGCGGCTGGAGGAGGAGGTCCGGCTCCTGCGGGAGACCTCGCTGCAGCAGAAGATGAGGCTAGAGGCCCAGGCCATGGAGCTAGAGGCTCTGGCACGGGCGGAGAAGGCCGGCCGAGCTGAGGCTGAGGGCCTGCGTGCTGCTTTGGCTGGGGCTGAGGTTGTCCGGAAGAACTTGGAAGAGGGGAGGCAGCGGGAGCTGGAAGAGGTTCAGAGGCTGCACCAAGAGCAG CTGTCCTCTTTGACACAGGCTCACGAGGAGGCTCTTTCCAGTTTGACCAGCAAGGCTGAGGGCTTGGAGAAGTCTCTGAGTAGTCTGGAAACCAGAAGAGCAGGGGAAGCCAAGGAGCTGGCCGAGGCTCAGAGGGAGGCCGAGCTGCTTCGGAAGCAGCTGAG CAAGACCCAGGAAGACTTGGAGGCTCAGGTGACCCTGGTTGAGAATCTAAGAAAATATGTTGGGGAACAAGTCCCTTCTGAGGTCCACAGCCAGACATGGGAACTGGAGCGACAGAAGCTTCTGGACACCATGCAG CACTTGCAGGAGGACCGGGACAGCCTGCATGCCACCGCGGAGCTGCTGCAGGTGCGGGTGCAGAGCCTCACACACATCCTCGCCCTGCAGGAGGAGGAGCTGACCAGGAAG GTTCAACCTTCAGATTCCCTGGAGCCTGAGTTTACCAGGAAGTGCCAGTCCCTGCTGAACCGCTGGCGGGAGAAGGTGTTTGCCCTCATGGTGCAGCTAAAGGCCCAGGAGCTGGAACACAGTGACTCTGTTAAGCAGCTGAAGGGACAG gtGGCCTCACTCCAGGAAAAAGTGACATCCCAGAGCCAGGAGCAGGCCATCCTGCAGCGATCCCTGCAGGACAAAGCCgcagaggtggaggtggagcGTATGGGTGCCAAG GGCCTGCAGTTGGAGCTGAGCCGTGCTCAGGAGGCCAGGCGTCGGTGGCAGCAGCAGACAGCCTCAGCCGAGGAGCAGCTGAGGCTTGTGGTCAATGCTGTCAGCAG CTCTCAGATCTGGCTCGAGACCACCATGGCTAAGGTGGAAGGGGCTGCCGCCCAGCTTCCCAGCCTCAACAACCGACTCAGCTATGCTGTCCGCAAGGTCCACACCATTCGGG GCCTGATTGCTCGAAAGCTTGCCCTTGCTCAGCTGCGCCAGGAGAG CTGTCCCCTACCACCACCGGTCACAGATGTGAGCCTTGAGTTGCAGCAGCTGCGGGAAGAACGGAACCGCCTGGATGCAGAACTGCAGCTGAGTGCCCGCCTCATCCAGCAGGAGGTGGGCCGGGCTCGGGAGCAAG GGGAGGCAGAGCGGCAGCAGCTGAGCAAGGTGGCCCAGCAGCTGGAGCAGGAGCTGCAGCAGACCCAGGAGTCCCTGGCTAGCTTGGGGCTGCAGCTGGAGGTAGCACGCCAGGGCCAGCAGGAGAGCACAGAGGAGGCTGCCAGTCTGCGGCAGGAGCTGACCCAGCAGCAGGAACTCTACGGGCAAG CCCTGCAAGAAAAGGTGGCTGAAGTGGAAACTCGGCTGCGGGAGCAACTCTCAGACACAGAGAGGAGGCTGAACGAGGCTCGGAGGGAGCATGCCAAGGCCG TGGTCTCCTTGCGCCAGATTCAGCGCAGAGCCGCCCAGGAAAAGGAGCGGAGCCAGGAACTCAGGCGTCTGCAGGAGGAGGCCCGGAAGGAGGAGGGGCAGCGACTGGCCCGGCGCTTGCAGGAGCTAGAGAGGGATAAGAACCTCATGCTG GCCACCTTGCAGCAGGAAGGTCTCCTCTCCCGTTACAAGCAGCAGCGACTGTTGACAGTTCTTCCTTCCCTACTGGATAAGAAGAAATCTGTGGTGTCCAGCCCCAGGCCTCCAGAGTGTTCAGCATCTGCACCTGTAGCAGCAGCAGTGCCCACCAGGGAGTCCATAAAAG GGTCCCTCTCTGTCCTGCTCGATGACCTGCAGGACCTGAGTGAAGCCATTTCCAAAGAGGAAGCTGTTTGTCAAGGAGACAACCTTGACAGATGCTCCAGCTCCAATCCCCAGATGAGCAGCTAA
- the CCHCR1 gene encoding coiled-coil alpha-helical rod protein 1 isoform X4 — translation MQHLQEDRDSLHATAELLQVRVQSLTHILALQEEELTRKVQPSDSLEPEFTRKCQSLLNRWREKVFALMVQLKAQELEHSDSVKQLKGQVASLQEKVTSQSQEQAILQRSLQDKAAEVEVERMGAKGLQLELSRAQEARRRWQQQTASAEEQLRLVVNAVSSSQIWLETTMAKVEGAAAQLPSLNNRLSYAVRKVHTIRGLIARKLALAQLRQESCPLPPPVTDVSLELQQLREERNRLDAELQLSARLIQQEVGRAREQGEAERQQLSKVAQQLEQELQQTQESLASLGLQLEVARQGQQESTEEAASLRQELTQQQELYGQALQEKVAEVETRLREQLSDTERRLNEARREHAKAVVSLRQIQRRAAQEKERSQELRRLQEEARKEEGQRLARRLQELERDKNLMLATLQQEGLLSRYKQQRLLTVLPSLLDKKKSVVSSPRPPECSASAPVAAAVPTRESIKGSLSVLLDDLQDLSEAISKEEAVCQGDNLDRCSSSNPQMSS, via the exons ATGCAG CACTTGCAGGAGGACCGGGACAGCCTGCATGCCACCGCGGAGCTGCTGCAGGTGCGGGTGCAGAGCCTCACACACATCCTCGCCCTGCAGGAGGAGGAGCTGACCAGGAAG GTTCAACCTTCAGATTCCCTGGAGCCTGAGTTTACCAGGAAGTGCCAGTCCCTGCTGAACCGCTGGCGGGAGAAGGTGTTTGCCCTCATGGTGCAGCTAAAGGCCCAGGAGCTGGAACACAGTGACTCTGTTAAGCAGCTGAAGGGACAG gtGGCCTCACTCCAGGAAAAAGTGACATCCCAGAGCCAGGAGCAGGCCATCCTGCAGCGATCCCTGCAGGACAAAGCCgcagaggtggaggtggagcGTATGGGTGCCAAG GGCCTGCAGTTGGAGCTGAGCCGTGCTCAGGAGGCCAGGCGTCGGTGGCAGCAGCAGACAGCCTCAGCCGAGGAGCAGCTGAGGCTTGTGGTCAATGCTGTCAGCAG CTCTCAGATCTGGCTCGAGACCACCATGGCTAAGGTGGAAGGGGCTGCCGCCCAGCTTCCCAGCCTCAACAACCGACTCAGCTATGCTGTCCGCAAGGTCCACACCATTCGGG GCCTGATTGCTCGAAAGCTTGCCCTTGCTCAGCTGCGCCAGGAGAG CTGTCCCCTACCACCACCGGTCACAGATGTGAGCCTTGAGTTGCAGCAGCTGCGGGAAGAACGGAACCGCCTGGATGCAGAACTGCAGCTGAGTGCCCGCCTCATCCAGCAGGAGGTGGGCCGGGCTCGGGAGCAAG GGGAGGCAGAGCGGCAGCAGCTGAGCAAGGTGGCCCAGCAGCTGGAGCAGGAGCTGCAGCAGACCCAGGAGTCCCTGGCTAGCTTGGGGCTGCAGCTGGAGGTAGCACGCCAGGGCCAGCAGGAGAGCACAGAGGAGGCTGCCAGTCTGCGGCAGGAGCTGACCCAGCAGCAGGAACTCTACGGGCAAG CCCTGCAAGAAAAGGTGGCTGAAGTGGAAACTCGGCTGCGGGAGCAACTCTCAGACACAGAGAGGAGGCTGAACGAGGCTCGGAGGGAGCATGCCAAGGCCG TGGTCTCCTTGCGCCAGATTCAGCGCAGAGCCGCCCAGGAAAAGGAGCGGAGCCAGGAACTCAGGCGTCTGCAGGAGGAGGCCCGGAAGGAGGAGGGGCAGCGACTGGCCCGGCGCTTGCAGGAGCTAGAGAGGGATAAGAACCTCATGCTG GCCACCTTGCAGCAGGAAGGTCTCCTCTCCCGTTACAAGCAGCAGCGACTGTTGACAGTTCTTCCTTCCCTACTGGATAAGAAGAAATCTGTGGTGTCCAGCCCCAGGCCTCCAGAGTGTTCAGCATCTGCACCTGTAGCAGCAGCAGTGCCCACCAGGGAGTCCATAAAAG GGTCCCTCTCTGTCCTGCTCGATGACCTGCAGGACCTGAGTGAAGCCATTTCCAAAGAGGAAGCTGTTTGTCAAGGAGACAACCTTGACAGATGCTCCAGCTCCAATCCCCAGATGAGCAGCTAA